GGTTGTGCTCGACCTGCACCAGCGCATCGGCCGCGCTGCCCAGGCTGCCGGCATGGCCACGCAAGCGGGGCAGTAAGGTCGCAAGCTCACGGCGCCAGCTCTGGTCGCTTTCCAGCTCATGGGTGGTGTCTCGCAGGGTGATCAGGGCACCACCGTGGCGTGCCCCCAGGCGGCGCAGCTCGCAGCGCAGCCAGCGCGGCTCGCCGGGCAGCAGCAGCTGGCGCGGTGAGCCATCCTGCGGCAACTGTTTGAGCGCATCGTTCAGGCTGGCGTGGGGCAGCAGCTGACTGATCCGTCGGCCGAGGCCCAATGCGGGCTGGTCATGAAACAGCTCGCGTGCCGCCGGGTTGAACAGCAGCAAACGCTGGTGGTCGTCACAGATCAACAGTGGCAGGTCCAGCACCTGCAGCACGCCCTCCAGCTCCTGCTGAATGCGCAGCGCCTCGGCCGCCCCCTCGTCACGGGCATCACGCAGACGCGTACGATCACCGCGCCAGCCGTCACGAATATGGTCAAGGTCAGGCTGCAGCGGTTTGAGCCAGCCATCCAGCGGGAAATCGGAACGTGCATCCGGGCTGGCCACCAGCCGTGCCAGCAGCACCTGAAACTGCCGCAGTGGGCGAAACAGGCGGCGCTCCAGCACCATCCCAAGCATTAGCACCACAACAGCAGGGCTCAGGCCCAACACCCAAAGGGCGACCCGTTCAGGTGTGGCGGGTGTGAGTACGGTATCCAGCCACAGCAGCAGGCCAATACCACCAAACAGCAGCGCGCCGCACAGCAGCATCCAGAGTCCCAGCAGGTTCTGACGCGACGGCATGCTAGCCTCCGTTGCCGCTTTCCAGCAGGGCCTGAACCCGGCTGACCAGTTCGCGGGTCGAGAAGGGCTTGGTAATGTAATCACTGGCTCCCAGTGCCATTCCTTTCTCCTTTTCCACCTCGCGGCCATGGGCCGTGAGCATCACCACCGGCAGGCTGCGGGTGGCCTCATCCGCGCGCAGCTGTTCCAGCAGATCAAAGCCGCTCATGCCCGGCAGACTGATATCCAGCAGGATCAGATCGGGTACCTGTTGGCTGATCAGTACCTGCGCCTGCTCGGCATCCTCTGCCGTCGTCACCTCGAAGCCCGCCTGCTGCATCAGAAACTCCAGCGACAGCAGAATGTTCGGTTCATCATCGACAACCAGTACGCGGGGCATAATCTCTCCGGCTTTCAGTGGGTTAGTTTCAGTCTAGTGTGCATCAGGCAAAAGGAAAGGGGCAGGGGGCGGCGCCAGACTTTAGTCGTGCGCTCTGTCATAATGCGCCCCGTTCATTCCCTGCAGCCTTTGGAGCCACCATGTCTTTGCCCGGTCACGAAATCTATCGCGGTTATGACGAGTTCGGTGCCGTGCGCGTGCTGGACGATGGCGACAAGCGCTATCTGGCCTTTGGTGATCAGGACGAGCAAAGCTGTTGTCTCAGGAACGACCCGCTCATGCCGGAGCACGAATATGTGCGCGCCATGCTGCTGGTGTTGCTGTTCGCAGAACCCAAACAGGTGATCAGCCTGGGCCTGGGAGCCGGGGCGTTAAACACCTGCCTGCATGGTCGCTTTGCCGGCTGCAAACAACAGATTGCCGAGCTGCGCCCGGAAGTGGTCGAGGTCGCCTACCGTTTCTTTCAACTGCCACGCGGCAAGCGGATACAGGTCCATACTCAGGATGCCCTCGGCTTCCTGCGCCATGTGGAAACCCGCAAGGCCGACATCATCTTCAGTGATATCTATGGTGCCGAAGGGCTCAGCGACCAGCAACTGGGTGAAGAATACCTGACCCTCTGTGCCGAACGCCTGAAGCCGGGCGGTTGGCTGGTGATGAACCTGTGGCGCGAGCATCAGGGGCCGGACACACTGGAACTGCTGCTGCAACAGTTCGGCACCATTTACGGCTGCCACACCCAAAGCGGCAACTGGATCGTCTTCGCCGCTGAAGATGATCACGGCCAGAGCCAAAGCCAGCTGGAAAAACGCGCCCGCATGATCAGCCAGCAGCTGAACTTTTCATTGCTGCCGTTTTTGAAGCGCCTCAAACCCTTTCCCTGAAACGTATCCGTGCAGGAGAACCAACATGCCCCGAATCATCCCTGTCGATTTTGAAGGCCCGCACAAAACCGCCATCTGCTCGGTCCGCGAAACCGTGTTCGTGCAGGAGCAGGGCGTCCCCGCCGAGCTGGAATACGACGGGCTGGATGCCGGCGCCATGCACGTACTGGCCTGTGTGGACGACCAGCCGGTCGGCACCGGACGGATACTCGGCGACGGTCATATCGGCCGCATCGCCGTGCTGAAGACTCATCGTGGGCAGGGTATCGGCGCTGAAATCGTACAGGCCCTGACCGAACAGGCCGCGGCAGCCGGGCATCAACGCGCCTATCTCGGCGCCCAGCTACATGCCACCGGCTTTTACGAACGCCTGGGCTTTGCACCCTACGACGAAACGTTTATGGATGCCGGTATTGAGCATATTCATATGGAGAAACATCTGTAATCGCATGTGTTGCCAAAGCCCCACATCTGGGGCAATCTTGAAACCTGCCTGCGGGAAGTCGGCAGCCACAAAGACAGGGAAAAGAGGAAGGGTTGATGACCGGGACGGTTTGCAGTTTTCATATTTCAGCAGTTGATCATCTTCTTCTTGGCGAGCCTGTATTCCCTAGTGCTGTGGTCTGTACCCATTTGAGTTGCAATCTAATTTCTCTTTTACTTTTTTGGTCATAGAGGTGGGCTGGAGTTTCAATTAAATCATTTAGTTGTAAAATTTGTGGAGAAATTCGAACTAGGCTATTGAGCTCGCTTCCTGTAGTCGCCGAATGCACGCAATCTCACGACGTTTTTGGCGGTGGTAATTTTATCGAGGGGTTAGATATATGGAGTGGGCATTTACGCTTGAAGGGCAATCCGAAGCAGATACGGTAATTGTTGAAGTGCCAGATAGTGCAACCCCTCCAAGTGTTGGGGAGAAGGCTGTGGTTAATGGGCAGCTTTCAGGAATTTTCTATGTGAAGAGCCGCGAATTTCAAGCAAATTTACCAAGCAAACATCTTGGTAAGCTAACTTTTGGCTGGGCCTTCACTCTCAGTCCAGCGTCAAAAAGCTAACAATTCGGTCAAACGGTGGGGACCAAAAGAGCGGGCCGCTTTTGGCGGCCTTCGCTTGCGCTCCGGCACCGGTGACCTCTGTGTAATTCGCTCAATCTAGCCCGAACCAATTGAGGGAGCTCGACCATCGGATGACGAGTAAAAAAGTACTATCAGAACGCGACATCTGCACCAAGTTCATCACTCCCGCACTGGAACAAGCGGGCTGGGACATGCAGAAACAAGTCCGCGAAGAGGTCGGTTTCACCGATGGTCGCATCTATGTGAAGGGCAATCTCACCACTCGTGGCAAACGCAAACGGGCGGATTACATCCTTTACTACAAGCCAAATATCCCAGTCGCCATTATCGAAGCCAAAGATAACAAACACTCGGTCATGGCTGGCATACAGCAGGGGCTGGATTACGCTACCATTTTAGATATTCCCACAGTGTACAGCAGTAACGGCGATGGCTTCTATGAGCATGACCGTACTGCCGCAAGCGGCAGTGTAGAGCGCGAACTTCCACTGCACGACTTTCCAACGCCAGAACAGCTCTGGGAGCGGTACAAACGCTACAAAGGCATCACTACGCCAGAAGCCGAGCGCATCAGCGCCCAGGATTATTTCTTCGATGGCACCAGCCGCAGCCCGCGCTACTACCAGCAGATCGCCATCAACCGCACGGTAGAGGCCATTGCCAAAGGCCAGCAGCGCATTCTGCTGACGATGGCCACGGGCACCGGTAAAACCTATACCGCCTTTCAGATCATCCACCGCCTGTGGAAGGCCGGGGCCAAGAAGCGCATCCTGTTTCTGGCTGACCGCAATGCCTTGATCGACCAGACCCGGCGCGGCGATTTTCGTCATTTCAAAGACAAAATGACGGTCATCAAGCAGAAGAAGATCGACAAATCCTACGAAATCTATCTGGCGCTGTATCAAGGGCTGACCAACTACGATGAAGACAAGGACGCTTACCGCGAATTCAGCCCGGACTTCTTCGATCTGATCGTCATCGACGAGTGCCACCGTGGCAGCGCGTCGGAAGACAGTGCCTGGCGGGAAATTCTGGATTATTTTAAAACTGCCACCCACATTGGCCTTACCGCCACACCCAAGGAAACGGAAACGGTTTCCAGTACCGAATACTTCGGCGACCCCATTTATACCTACTCGCTCAAACAGGGTATACAGGACGGCTTTCTTGCCCCCTACAAGGTGCTTCGGGTCGGCCTGAATGTCGATCTGGAAGGTTGGCGACCGGAGGCGGGCAAAACCGACAAGAGCGGCCAGCTAGTGGATGATCGCATCTACAACCGCAAGGATTACGACAAGAGCCTGGTTATCGACGAGCGCACCGAAGCCGTGGCCAACAAGATCACCGAGTACCTGACCAAGACCAACCGCTTCGACAAAGCCATCGTATTCTGCGTCGATATCGATCACGCCCAGCGCATGCGTGCCGCACTGGCCAACGCCAACAGTGACCTGATGGCGCAGAACCCCAAGTATGTCATGCAGATCACCGGCGACAACGACGAAGGCAAGCGAGAACTGGACAACTTTATCAACCCGGAAGAACGCTATCCGGTGATTGCCACCACCTCCAAGCTGATGACCACCGGCGTCGATGCCCAAACCTGCAAGCTGATCGTACTCGACAGCAACATCAGCTCCATGACCGAATTCAAGCAAATCATCGGGCGCGGAACCCGCATCAACGAAGAGTTCGGCAAGACCTTTTTTACTATTCTTGATTTTCGCAATGTCACCGATCTGTTTGCCGACCCGGATTTCGACGGCGATCCGGTGCGCGTCAAAGAGCTTGGTGAGGATGACGACTTTGAGACACCTGAAGAAGAAATCGCAGAAGGTGAGACCGTCACCGATGAAACTGGCGAGGAAATTATCTTTGATCCTCCAACTGAATCTCCGGAAATCATCACCGGCGGAGAGATCATTAGCGAACCGCGCCCCAAATACTACGTTAATGGCGTCAATGTCGCTATCCTCAACGAGCGCATCCAGTACATGGACGGCAACGGCAAGCTGATCACTGGCAGCCTGAAAGACTACACCCGCCAGAAAGTGCGCGAGCAATACCACTCACTGGATGACTTTCTGAGCAAATGGCATAGCGCCGACAAAAAGGAAGCCATCATCGACGAGCTGACCGAACAGGGCATTGTGCTGGAGAACCTGAAAGAAGCCATTGGCAAGGAAATGGATATCTTCGACATGATCTGTCACACCGCCTTCGATCAACCGCCGCTCACCCGTGCAGAACGCGCCAAACAGGTCAGAAAGCGCGACGTGTTCACCCAATATGGCGAGCAGGCCCGTAAAGTGCTGAATGCCCTGCTGGACAAATACGCCGACGAAGGCATCGAGAACATCGAAGACATCAAGGTGCTCAAGGTCAACCCCTTCGACCAGTTCGGCACACCCACAGAAATCATTAAGCTTTTCGGCGGCAAGCCGCAGTACTTGCAGGCCCTGAACCAACTGGAGCAAGCCTTGTATCAGGCGGCATAAAACATGAATTTTGAACAGCCCAAGCCCGATTCCAAAAAGTACTCTGATCTCATCAATGAAATCCAGAAAGGCATCATCAAAATCCCGAAATTTCAGCGGGATTTTGTCTGGACCATCGATAAAACAGCCAAGCTGCTGGACAGTATTTTAAAGGGCTACCCAATCGGTACCTTTATCCTTTGGCAAACAGACGAGCGCATCAACGATATCAAGAACGTTGGCAATTTGGACATTCCGGACACCCCGGACGGCGTCAAGGTGCAGTATGTGCTGGATGGACAGCAGCGTATCACATCGCTCTTTGCGGCTTATCTCGGGGCGCATCTCCAGAAAGTGGGGGAAAAAAAGATTACGGATTACGGCAGCATCGTGGTAAACCTCGATGCCGATCTCAACGATAACGATGAGCAAGTGATTACCGAAGAACCAACGGGTGAAAACTATATTTCGCTATCCGATGTTTTGAATTTCATGGACAGAATGACCGATATCAAAGAGCGCTTCTCCGACGCGGACTTTAAGAAGATTCATGCGTATTCCAGAGCCTTCGACACCTACGATTTTTCAACGGTCATCCTGAGAAAGGAAGATATTGACTCGGCGATCGAAGTGTTTACCCGCATCAATACGGGCGGACAAACCCTGACCCTGTTCGAGATCATGTCTGCCAAAACCTATGACGAGCCACAGCAGTTCGATATGCAGGTGAAGTGGGAAGGCTTCATCAAAGAGCTGAAGGGAATTAAATACGAAGGCATATCCAGCAGTGTGGTGCTGAGTCTGCTGGCGTTACTGTTAAGCCGCACCAAGGAATGCAAGCGTAAGACGATTCTCGCCCTAGATAAGCAAAGCATTATTGACAGCTGGGATTCCGTCATTTCGGCCCTCAAGGAC
This DNA window, taken from Marinobacterium iners, encodes the following:
- a CDS encoding response regulator transcription factor produces the protein MPRVLVVDDEPNILLSLEFLMQQAGFEVTTAEDAEQAQVLISQQVPDLILLDISLPGMSGFDLLEQLRADEATRSLPVVMLTAHGREVEKEKGMALGASDYITKPFSTRELVSRVQALLESGNGG
- a CDS encoding spermidine synthase, whose product is MSLPGHEIYRGYDEFGAVRVLDDGDKRYLAFGDQDEQSCCLRNDPLMPEHEYVRAMLLVLLFAEPKQVISLGLGAGALNTCLHGRFAGCKQQIAELRPEVVEVAYRFFQLPRGKRIQVHTQDALGFLRHVETRKADIIFSDIYGAEGLSDQQLGEEYLTLCAERLKPGGWLVMNLWREHQGPDTLELLLQQFGTIYGCHTQSGNWIVFAAEDDHGQSQSQLEKRARMISQQLNFSLLPFLKRLKPFP
- a CDS encoding GNAT family N-acetyltransferase — its product is MPRIIPVDFEGPHKTAICSVRETVFVQEQGVPAELEYDGLDAGAMHVLACVDDQPVGTGRILGDGHIGRIAVLKTHRGQGIGAEIVQALTEQAAAAGHQRAYLGAQLHATGFYERLGFAPYDETFMDAGIEHIHMEKHL
- the hsdR gene encoding EcoAI/FtnUII family type I restriction enzme subunit R gives rise to the protein MTSKKVLSERDICTKFITPALEQAGWDMQKQVREEVGFTDGRIYVKGNLTTRGKRKRADYILYYKPNIPVAIIEAKDNKHSVMAGIQQGLDYATILDIPTVYSSNGDGFYEHDRTAASGSVERELPLHDFPTPEQLWERYKRYKGITTPEAERISAQDYFFDGTSRSPRYYQQIAINRTVEAIAKGQQRILLTMATGTGKTYTAFQIIHRLWKAGAKKRILFLADRNALIDQTRRGDFRHFKDKMTVIKQKKIDKSYEIYLALYQGLTNYDEDKDAYREFSPDFFDLIVIDECHRGSASEDSAWREILDYFKTATHIGLTATPKETETVSSTEYFGDPIYTYSLKQGIQDGFLAPYKVLRVGLNVDLEGWRPEAGKTDKSGQLVDDRIYNRKDYDKSLVIDERTEAVANKITEYLTKTNRFDKAIVFCVDIDHAQRMRAALANANSDLMAQNPKYVMQITGDNDEGKRELDNFINPEERYPVIATTSKLMTTGVDAQTCKLIVLDSNISSMTEFKQIIGRGTRINEEFGKTFFTILDFRNVTDLFADPDFDGDPVRVKELGEDDDFETPEEEIAEGETVTDETGEEIIFDPPTESPEIITGGEIISEPRPKYYVNGVNVAILNERIQYMDGNGKLITGSLKDYTRQKVREQYHSLDDFLSKWHSADKKEAIIDELTEQGIVLENLKEAIGKEMDIFDMICHTAFDQPPLTRAERAKQVRKRDVFTQYGEQARKVLNALLDKYADEGIENIEDIKVLKVNPFDQFGTPTEIIKLFGGKPQYLQALNQLEQALYQAA